The Macaca nemestrina isolate mMacNem1 chromosome 17, mMacNem.hap1, whole genome shotgun sequence genome contains the following window.
TTCACCATGCTTCTGTGGTCACTGCAAGAAAAAGGTAGAGCTCTCTGCTCTCGATCGTCGCTCTCTTTGGAATATTATTCTCACTTCAAGCATTCTGCCTGAGCGAAGCCGTCACTTCTTCAACACATGGTCGCAATTCTGAAGCTGCTAGGCGACTGAACGCAGTCGGCAGCACCCACCACTACCGGAGATTCAGCCCCAATCCGAAGCTTTTCCCTTAGTCAGGGGGCGCTAGGTTCCTGGAGTCACCGCCGGGCGGCGACCCCACCACAATCTCCCCAAAGCGCCGAAGCATGTCAGCCCTAAGATCGTGGCTGTCGCCTTCCCCCGAGCCTGCGGTGCCCGACGGGACCCCGAGTTCACGCCGCCGCGCGCCAGAGCAAGAGGACGAGTCGCAGCTAGGGAAGCGGGGGCCGGGATGGGGCCCCGGCGCCCTGATAGGGAAGGGGCGTGATAGCATGCTGCTCGCGGCGAGGGCGAGCCCGGGCGTGGGCTCCTAAGAGGTGAAGCCGTGGAGCCCGAGGAGGGGACGTGGGGGTAAAGAGAGGGGCAGCCCAGAGGCTCGAGGGCAGCCAGAACCGGCCGCGGCTACTCACTCAGCCAGGACTCCAGGCTCTCCCCTTCCGCCTCCGCCATATTGCAGCCGCCCGGGCCGGCCCCGCGGCCTCAAAACTCGCGAGAGTCTGCACGAGCTGAGGCGGGGCGGGGCCTTCATGGGGGCCTGAGAGGAGTGAGTGCCGTCACTTAGGGCCGCGCCAGAGTGCGACAGATATTGGGAGGGCAAGTGTTTCCTTTTGGCTCTTCCCTTTGGTCCCCAGAGTGAGAAACTCTAACGTCCAGATCAGTGGAGAGAAACGCAGATTTAGGCCCCTGAGGAGTCTTTGTCACCCGTTTCGCGTCATTCGCTCAGGCGCGCCGAGGGCAGTCCTTGTGGGGTCCTCGTGACCAGCCAAGATGGCTGCCCCCGCAGTGAAGGTTGCCCGAGGATGGTCGGGCCTGGCGTTGGGCGTGCGGCGGGCTGTCTTGCAGCTTCCAGGgtgagagggcggtgggcagcgGGGGGCGCCGCTTGGTTCTACACGAAGGGACCTGCGAGGAAGGAAGGGGGCCACAGGCAGGCCTCGTGGGGCCCTGGAGAGAGCATTGCCCTGGGGGCCGGAGTATCTGGATTCAAGCTTCTAAGTTAGCTGCGTGACCCTGGACCAATCTGAAGGTTTAGTGACTACCTCTCGCCTAAGGGGTCTGGCTGATCTAGGGTCTAACGCGGAGCTGAAAGTGCGGTTCAGCTAAAGAGCTCAGAGCTGGGATCGCCTGTGAATTGGGAAGGATGTGTAGGCGCCAAGCCCATCCTTACCGTTAGCACTTGACCAGGAGGAGACTTGACCCGCCTGCTTGAGGGATGTCCTACTTCTTGGGACAAGGGCCTGAATTGTTGTGGCTCAGCTTTAGCTCGCAGTCTCCGCGCCGCTCTCCTTAGTCGGCACGTTGGCAGCCATGCCTATTGTTAAGTCAAACCTACTCGCTTGTGGAGTCAGCTTTTGcctgtctcctcctcttccccctcctagGTTAACTCAGGTGAGGTGGAGCCGCTATAGTCCTGAATTCAAGGATCCCTTGATTGACAAGGAATATTATCGTAAGCCTGTGGAGGAGCTAACTGAGGAGGAGAAGTATGATCGGGAGCTCAAGAAGACTCAGCTCATCAAAGCTGCTCCAGCAGGGAAAACAAGTTCTGTGTTTGAAGACCCAGTCATCAGGTTAGATGGAAACAAACATTTGTTACATGGACTGGGACTATCCCAGGGAGGGTCTCTTGTGAGGATTCCGTGATACAGCCTTGAAGAGCTAAACATGTTGCTTTTCTCTTTGAAGTAAATTCACCAACATGATGATGAAAGGAGGAAACAAAGTACTGGCCAGATCCCTCGTGACTCAGGTAAACAGCACCTCCCTCCTCAGTCATCTTTCTTTTGCCCCCCACCCCGTAGCCTTGTACTTGGTACTTTCAGTGTAGCTTAAGAGGAAATGGATTCATATACCTATTATTAAGATTaatttctcggccgggcgcggtggctcaagcctgtaatcccagcactttgggaggccgagacgggcggatcacgaggtcaggagatcgagaccatcctggctaacatggtgaaaccccgtctctattaagaaatacaaaaaactagccgggcgaggcggcgggcgcctgtagtcccagctactcgggaggctgaggctggagaatggcatgaacccgggaggcggagcttgcagtgagctgagatccggccactgcactccagcctgggtgacagagcgagactccgtctccaaaaaaaaaaaaaaaaaaagattaatttctCTGCATGTGTATGGGCTTTAATGAAGCCCTGTAGGAGTCAACAACTGCCATTCCTTGGTGTTTCGGAAATAAACACACAAttacaaaaaaaggtaaaataaaacaactGCCATTCCCCACCTCACTCACCACCCCCTCCACGCCACAAATCTCAGTCCACTCTTTTTGTCCTAGTCTAGCAAAGGGGGAGGCACTTAAAAACTTTGTTTTGGATGTGCTGTGAGAGGAGCTGCATTGCCATAGCAGAACCGGAGGATGGGAGTAAAGGGCAAGGTACTAGCTTGGCTGGGTAAACCCTTTAGGGAGCCTGGGGCAGCCTCTTCCACTGTATTCTTTTGCAGACTCTGGAAGCTGTGAAAAGGAAGCAGTTTGAGAAGTACCATTCCGCTTCTGCAGAGGAACAGGCAACCATCGAACGCAACCCCTACACCATCTTCCACCAAGCACTGAAAAACTGTGAGCCTGTGATTGGGCTGGTACCCATCCTCAAGGGAGGCCGTTTCTACCAGGTGAATGAATGGCCAGGGCAAGAAAGCAGGATCCCTTACATGTGAAACAAGATAGGTGGTACTTGGGAGTTGGGTCAAGATAGCTTTCTAGCTGGTGCAGTGGGattgcacctgtaatctcagcactttgggagcctaatgcaggatagcttgagctcaggagttagagaccagcagggcaacatagggagaccccagctctacaaaaaaaaaaaaaaattagccagctgtggtggtgtgcacctgtgctcccaactactcaggaggctgaggtaggaggatcacttgagtccagtaggttaaggctgcagtgagttgtgattgcgcCCTAAagcttgtctcagaaaaaaaaaaaaaaaaaagcagctgggcatggtgactcatagctataatcccagcactttgggaggtcaaggccggtggattacctgaggttgggagttggagaccaacatggagaaaccctgtttctactaaaaatacaaaattagccaggtgtggtggcgcatgtctgtaatcccagctacttgggaggctgaagctagagaatcgcttgaacccaggaggtggaggttgcggtgagccgagatcacgccattgcactgcagcctggtgacagagcaatactccgtctcaaaaaaaaaaaagaaaagattgagaCTGTCATGGTCCACTCATCTGAGTCCTATAGCAGAAAAATTATAGGCAGAAGATGGAAGAGAGCAAAAAGTACCTAAATAACATCTGGGAGCCCACCTCCCTTTACCTTCTTCTGTCAAGCATCCTGTGTGTCCTAACCTGTAAAATTCTCATGGTGAGGGACTATTCATATCCTATCTTCGTATGCCAGTGTTTGCCATAGTGCTTGACCCATAACTGATGCTTCATCCGTGTTTGCTGAGCATTACTAGGTACCTCTTTCATAGCATTTAATTATATTGTATTGTCCTGAGTTTTCTTGTGTTCTCCTTTTTCAGTATCAACTCCATGGGGTAGGGACTTCTTCATTATTGTCTGCACTCTCGTGTCTGGCATGGTACTGACACATAGTGAAGGCCTAGCAAATTATTTTTGGACAGggggtctttttttttgtttttcttttaactttctttttttttttttgagatggagtttcactcttgcccagactggagtgcagtggcgtaatctcggctcttggctcactgcagcctccgcatgccaggttcaggagattctcctgtctcagaccctgcaccccaccctccaccaccgaccccgagtagctgggattacaggtggccgccaccatgccaagctaatttttttgtacttttagtagagtatgtttgtattttagtagagggtTTTGCTGTGTCTGAAGACTGAAGGGGTCTTGTTTTTAGGTACCTATGGTCTGAGGCAGATAAGTCACCCCAGCTAATAGGGCTTTTCCTGTTTGGTTCTTATAACAACTTGGTAGGACTACCATTTAGGAGGGAAAATggccaatgctttttttttttttctttgagacgaagtcttgctctgttacccaggctggagtgcagtggtgcaatcttggctcactgcaacctctgtctcctgggttcaagcaattctacctcagcctcccaagtagctgggattacaggcgcctgccactgcgcccagctaacttttgcatttttagtagagacgaggtttcaccacgttggccagactggtctcgaacttctgacctcaggtaatccgcctgcctcggcctcccaaagtgctggaattacaggcgtgcaccaccgcgcctggccttatttttcttttcgatatatggagacaaggtcttgttagaccagcctggtcttgaactcctgggctcaagcaatcctcctgcctcggcctcccaaagtgctgggattacaggtgtgagccactgtgcctggagaGGCCAGTGCTTAATGAGTGTTTGCTGAATGAACGCCTCTTATGTCTGCTGCACTGGGGTCACCTGAAGGTGAGGGAAGCTCAAAGAAGACAAGACAGGCCCTTCTCACCAGGCCTGACCAGGGCTGGTCCAGAGGGAACGTGTGGCTACTCCTTAGAATTAGGCAGGAGGCCCCAAACCCTGGCAGACTCTTGGACCAACTTGCCTATGTCCTGTCTCCCCAGGTCCCTGTACCCCTACCCGACCAGCGCCGCCGCTTCCTAGCCATGAAGTGGATGATCACGGAGTGTCGGGAGAACAAGCACCGGCGGACACTGATGCCGGAGAAGCTGTCACACGAGCTGCTGGAGGCTTTCCATAACCGGGGCCCTGTGATCAAGAGGAAGCATGAAATGCACAAGATGGCAGAGGCCAACCGTGCCCTGGCCCACTACCGCTGGTGGTAGAGTCTCCAGGAGGAGCCCAGGGCCCTCTGCCGCAGCaaacagtgtgagccactgccagGCTGAAAGCTCCCTGTGGGTTAGGGATGTGGTTCCTTTGTAAGGGTGGGCAGGCCTCATGAGAAAGAGGGAGCAGCATGTTCACTATCCACGAATCCTTCTCTCTTTGAGGCTGGAACTTGCTCTCTCTGCCCCCATTTCCTTATAAAGAGGGAGCACATTGACTTGGGAATTTCCTCCAGGAAACTCAGGGCCGTCTTCTCTTCCCTTAGCTTGGGGTGGACCGTTGGATATAAAAGGAAGCAGTTTTAGTATTAGAAAAGATTTATTAGAAACTTCTCACGCTGAACTGGTGTAGCATGTGGTGCAGCATTCATTGAAACTGGCTGGAGGAAATAGGCTTGCTTCCAGAGTTGTCCTTGTACAAAATGTATAAAAAGCAGTTTCTGGTATGACTTGTGCTCTGCCTCCGCCCGTTGACATCCCAAAGCATCCCAATGGCTATGcttacccattttacagatgggtaaactgaggcaccAAGGTAGTAGTTGCACTAATGGTTACACAGTGCAGTGGCTCTTAGGAGTTGCTCTTCTCTGCCTGGCCCTGGTGGGAAGGTGGTGGGGAAAGGGGCTCAGGGCAGGACCATGGCATAAGTGGGAAACATCTCACCAGGAGATGGGAAAGTCTAGAAGGGAAGACACTCAAAGTCTGGAAGGGAAAAGTCTTTGGGTGAGGCAGAGACTCCACTGCCAGTTTCAGAGGTGTGTAGAAGAAAGGCCAGTGCTGGCAAGGAAGCCCTGATCTGGAGGCCTAGTCGGAGACTTCGCTGTAATAATACTTGTGAGCAGCTGGCGTCGTCTTCCAGCCGGCCGCCCGGAACTCAATGATCTCCAGCAGCAACAGCTGGGCCAGGGAGCTGAGGCCAGTTGGGAGCAGGAAGCCATCCCGGATCAGCACAAAGAGCTCATCCATGCGCTGCCCATTCATTTTCTCCAGCTGCTCCCCAACCCGGTGCAGCTGTAGCACCAAACAGTCCACCTGCAGGGGacggcggggggcggggggtaACACGAGTGAACTGGGGCAGGGTCAGCCTGTCACACAGCATTTGCCAAGTGCCAGGTGCTGTGCCTTGCCTTTACACTCATTCCCTTGCTCCCTCCTCACCATCCAGTGGGTACTTCTTCACCATTGAAGCAGAGCTATCACTAATGGTCTGAATTTGACTGGTTTTACAGCTCTGCAGTGTTAGTAGAGTTTTGCAGGAGCCAGCTGTGCTGTGCTGATGGTATCATTCTCTTACTCAAGCATTTTCAGTGGCTCCTAGCAGACTTCCACATCTTACACAGAAAGAAATGAGTTCCGGGACTTCCTGAGGTCCCTCGTCTGGCCAGGCTCCACTCAAGCCTGTCTCCAAACCACTCCTTCATCccgctctcctgcctccctcacaCTGCCTGACCCTGGTTTGGCTTTGGGGCCATCTGTACCCACAGCTAGCCATGGCTCGCACAGCTGCCATCAGAGGTTGGCTTTCTGACTGAGAAGGAAGCTGCTGAGCCAGTAGGTTTTGGCTGCTGTCTGTATTGGATAAATTCCAGACCTGGCAGCTTGTCCTGTGATTCTGACAGGCCTTAAACACCCCCACACTCCTGCCCCAGAAGTGACACCGTCCTAAAAGGCCTCCATCAGCAGTGAGCTGACACTCGGCTGAGCCAGACTGTCCATCCCGCAGCCTTCTGTGCTTGTACCGGGGCTGGGGccacccacctcctcctccttgctCAAACTGTCTGGCTGGGCCAGCCGGAAGAGGCAGTCATAGACAGGGTTCACCAGGGCCATCATGGGCATGTTGTTCACCTGTGAGGGAGAGGAGGGGTCAGAGCACCAGGCTTAGTGGCCGAGGGAAACAGTCCAACCTGGGCCTCGGGTGACAGGCCATGTCGCCTCCCAGGGTGGCTGCCGGGGCCTCACCCTCAGGTAGTCAAAGATGTTGCAGATAAAGGTGACATAGCAGACCCAGCCCTGCAGGGAGCGTGCTCGCAGCTGCTCCCGAGCCTGGTACTCCTGCTGCAGCCGGTTGAGGAGTCCACGCCGGAAGACACTCTGGCCTGCTTGTTTACTCTCTGCCTGTGAGCCAGGGAGAGGAAGGTGAAGGGTGGGGGGCGGTGCCCCTGCAACCCCACCCATCCTATGCCTCTTTATGTCTTTGAGCTAGACCCTGTGCATCTCTGTCCTGCAGGCCAGGCCTCTGCCCACTCCTGAAGCACTTTCCTCAAAGCAGCTTCCTTTACTCTCCCGACCCCCAACCTGAATGATGGCGTAGCACATGCGTCCTGCTTCCTTGCTGAACACACAGTCCTGCAGAGAATGGTCCACAATGACATTGGCCACTTTCTCCAAGTCCACAGCACCCGGATCTAGGGGTAGAGATATGAGGGGAGCCTAGAGCTGCTGCTTTATCACATTTGCCTCCACCTGCTTCTAAGAACTTGAGATATTTAGAGCAGAGCACTCTCATATGCTTGAAGTGAAAGAGATCAGAAATCATACAGAGGACAGTGActccagtggtgcaatcagcgCATGGTACTTACAAGAAATCATGGccgatgggggagggattgcattgggagttatacctgatgtaaatgatgagttgatgggtgcagcacaccaacatggcacaagtatacatatgtaacaaacctgcacgttatgcacatgtacccttgaacttcaagtataattaaaaaaaaaaaaaaggccgggcacggtggttcacgcctgtaatcccagcactttgggaggccgagacggctggatcacgagggcaggagatcgagaccatcctggctaacatggtgaaaccccgtctctactaaaaaatacaaaaaaactagctgggcgaggtggcgggcgcctgtagtcccagctactcgggaggctgaggcaggagaatggcgtgaacccgggaggcggagcttgcagtgagctgagatccggccactgcactccagcctgggcgacagagcgagactccgtctcaaaaaaaaaaaaaaaagaaaaaaaaaaaagaaatcatggccgagctcaatggctcacgcctgtaatcccaacactttgggagaccaaggtgggtggatcacctggggtcaggagtttgagaccagcctggctaacatagtgaaaccccatctctactaaaaatacaaaaattagccacgtgtggcaGCTTGTGCATCATCTCAtgtcatcccagctatttgggaggctggggcaagagaatcgcttgaactcgggaggcagagattgtagtgagccgagatcatgccattgcactccagcctgggcgacaaagcaagactccgtctcaaaaaaaagaaaaagaaaaagaaaaaagaaataatacaaagggcccggtgtggtggctcacgcctgtaatcccagcagtttgggaggccgaggtgggtggatcacctgaggtcaggaggtcaagaccagcctggccaacatggtgaaaccccgtctctacaaaaatacaaaaaaattagctgggcatggtggtgggcacctgtaaccccagctacttgggaggctgaggcaggaaaattgcttgaacctaggaggcgaaggttgcagtgagccgagattgtgccattgcactccagcctgggcaacaagagagaaaccgtctcaaaaaaaaaaaaaaagagaaaagaaaccatACAGAGGACAGTAACCATACAAACAAACAGCTTTAGCCTGTCTGTCTGCTGACTGTTGCCCAGTCAGAGAAAATGGGGAGGGGTTATGTGGCTGGTAGGAACCAAAGTAAGAATGTAGTTTCTCAGGAAACACATCTTTTCCTGGCACTAGGTTGAGGAAGGAATACTAACCAGGACATGCCTCCAACAGCAGTTtcacaagtttgttttttttttttttgagacggagtctccctctgttgcccaggctggagcgcagtggccggatctcggctcactgcaagttccgccttctgggtttatgccattctcctgcctcagcctcctgagtagctgggactacaggcgcccaccacctcgcccggctagttttttttgtatttttttttagtagacacggggttttaccgtgttagccaggatggtctcgatctcctgacctcgtgatccgccggtctcagcctcccagagtgctgtgattacaggcttgagccaccgcgcccggccagaaatagTGTTTTTATAAGACACAGGGCCTCCCAGCAGGCTCAGCTTGGCACATGATGGGTGCTGCTAATTATTAGTGGAAGACAAACTTCTGTCCTGCGTGTTACAGCGGGAAGGCATCAGGCGAGGGCAATTACTATAGCTCCTCTGGCAGACGGAATATTCTCCACCTGTCTTAAAGCACGCAGCTGTGCATTCAAGAGACGGGGCTATGGCAGCACAGAAACGAGCAATTCAAATGTAAGCGCTTCAAGGGCAGgagctgtgttcttttttttatgattaaaccttttgttgttgttcttgagacagggtcttgctctgttagccaggctggaatgtagtggcaggatcatggctcatggcaccCTCACCcccccaggctcaatcaatcctcccacctcagcattttaagtagctgggactacaggtgcgtgccaccatgaccggctaatttttcaatttttttttattttttttattttttatttttttttttgagacggagtcttgctctgtcccccaggctggagcgcagtggccggatctcagctcactgcaagctccgcctcccgggtttacgccattctcctgcctcagcctcccgagtagctgggactacaggcgcccgccacctcgcccggctagttttttgtatctttttttttaggtagagacggggtttcacagtgttagccaggatggtctcgatctcctgacctcgtgatccgcccatctcggcctcccaaagtgctgggattacaggcttgagccaccgcgcccggcccaatttttttttattttgtagagatggggtttacacCATGTTTcccggactggtcttgaactcctggactcaaggaatctgcccaccttggctttccaaagtgctggaactacaggcatgagccactgcgcctagccctatggttaaactttttaaaaagtctttacaGTCTGAGAGGTGACTGATTCATACTCCAAAATAATGGCCTCAATGTAGCTTGTCTCCAGTTCAAGAATTACGTTGCCGATTCCTATCGTCAGAGAATGAGGGGAGGGGTGGAGGCATTCACCAGGCTCAGCCTCTGGTGCTGCCTACAGGGGCCCTTCTCTGTGGCTCCTGACCCCAGCTCAGGAAGGGGTCCCGTGCTCACCTTTGAGTGCTGTCTTCAGCAGCTGCTGGGTCTCTGCATCAAAGGACTGGATTTTATACTCCTCTCTACTGGGCTCCCCCATGACTAGCCAGCCCCAGTATCTCTTGACTGGGCTGGGACTAAGGACAGCACCTGGGGAAGAGAAGAGGCGAAGGGAGCGGCCTCAGGTGTGGAGCGCAGGGCGGGTTCCGTCCTGCAGACCCTGGGCGGGGCTGACGGCGCTCGGACAGGGGCTCCAGGGCGGTCCGTGGCGTGCGGTGGTTGGCTGACGGCCCACCAGGCTTGGCTTCTGGCGGGGACTGGGCATCAGCCAGGCACCTGCTGCTCAGTTTAGAAACCCCTTGCTTGTGGGATTACACAAGAGtgagaagctgaagcaggaaagCGCCCACCCTCCAGTCCCAGCGGGAGGGAGGAGTGGACTGGGGCAGGGTGTGTGCGGGCGGACGTTACGGTTGCTTAAATAAACCGGCCTGACGCTGCTGGCCCAGCAAGATGCCGGGTGAAGGCCAGGCTGGGAACTCCAAGCGGTGCGACTCTGTCCCCAGCAGGGCTCCAAGGCCCTCTCCCCAACCCTCCCTTTCTGGCTTTTGCCTAGTCCTTCGGTCTAAACACCCGCCGCTGCATCCCCCGGATGGGGCCGGCCTGCGTAGGTAGGAACGCAGGCGCCCTGTCCGCCCCCTAGACCCGGGCCAGCTTCTCCCCGGGACAGACTGGTGGGACCGGCTCCCGAGTGGCTGTAACCCGGCCTTACTCACTCGAGACTCCTAATTCCTAAGCTCCATTATGGAGCTTTCCTCTTACAGTGGGGGGCAGGATGATGCGCCCCCGAGAGGTGGCTCCCGCCGGAGGCTCCCCTCTGGCCATAGGAGGCGCCTTTAGGGTCTCCAGCCCTCGACCGCTCCCCCCGTGCCCAGAACGCCCCTTCCAGCAGCACAGGGCGGACTGCGTAGCCCACGGCGCAGGATCCCGCGGGCGGGAGAGGCGGCGTGGGCGCCGGGACCCACCTGTCGGGCCGGCGGCGCGCGCGCGCGTGCCCGGGGCCGCTCGGCCGCTGGGAGCGCGCAACCAGCGTCCGGCGCTGCGGGGTCCGCCGTGAGCTCATCTCCTCGCGCAGCGCCGGGGAAGGGCCGGCTCGCCGGCGCCACCTGCCGAGCCCCCGGggcactgccctggcctccaGGCCGCCCCGGAAGCCACCTCGCCCGCGTGGCATCCTGCTACGCTGCCACTCAGCCGCAGGCGGAACTCGCTCGGCTCGTCACCTCTTCACCCGGTGCGCCTCGGCCCTGTCCGGGCCCACGCCGGACCTGCCGGATCCTCGATCTTGCGCGTGGCCCCGCACCCGGCCCTCCCCGGAGCTCAGGTGCACGGGGCCGGGAGACGCCGCTGGGCTGCGCGGCGTGGGAGGAGCCTGCAGAGGGCGTGGTGGGGACCCGGTGGGAGAAGGAACAGCATCTGCCCTGGTCGCACCACTTTCCCCGTTCCCCTCACCCAGGTAGAGAAGGCAGGGGCTGCAGGACCCGGGCCAGCCACAACCCTCTCCCGCTCCAAGGAGGACATGGTCGAAGCGAGTTTCAGGTCAGAGGGGCAGCCCTGAGAAAGGGGCCCCGTGGGCAACTCGCGGCCGTCGGTTGTTGCGAGTGCCCCTGAAGTGGCGCGGACCGGTCCACCGCCCGGCGTCTGCCCTGGGTGACAGGAGGGCACCTAGAAGAGGGGAAGAACTGCCGCCGCTCCTGCCGCGGGACCGGGAGGAGCGTTGCCGGCGCTGCCCGCGTTTTCGCCTCCTTTTAAAAGAACCGCCAAAGTGGTTACCGAAAACGGAGGATAAAGAGAACGCTCAGctgcagcaaaagaaaccagtGGGCAGGAGAGATGAAGAGAAGGAGCTTTAACGGAATTTCATAAAAAATACATTCAGGCAGCTGCATCCTCGCGGCCCCCGCCGCAGCCTGGACCTTGGAAACCAGCAGCCCTGAGCCAGGAAGCCCCAGCATTCAGGGC
Protein-coding sequences here:
- the LOC105469156 gene encoding small ribosomal subunit protein uS7m gives rise to the protein MAAPAVKVARGWSGLALGVRRAVLQLPGLTQVRWSRYSPEFKDPLIDKEYYRKPVEELTEEEKYDRELKKTQLIKAAPAGKTSSVFEDPVISKFTNMMMKGGNKVLARSLVTQTLEAVKRKQFEKYHSASAEEQATIERNPYTIFHQALKNCEPVIGLVPILKGGRFYQVPVPLPDQRRRFLAMKWMITECRENKHRRTLMPEKLSHELLEAFHNRGPVIKRKHEMHKMAEANRALAHYRWW
- the LOC105469155 gene encoding MIF4G domain-containing protein isoform X2 produces the protein MGEPSREEYKIQSFDAETQQLLKTALKDPGAVDLEKVANVIVDHSLQDCVFSKEAGRMCYAIIQVNNMPMMALVNPVYDCLFRLAQPDSLSKEEEVDCLVLQLHRVGEQLEKMNGQRMDELFVLIRDGFLLPTGLSSLAQLLLLEIIEFRAAGWKTTPAAHKYYYSEVSD
- the LOC105469155 gene encoding MIF4G domain-containing protein isoform X1; the encoded protein is MGEPSREEYKIQSFDAETQQLLKTALKDPGAVDLEKVANVIVDHSLQDCVFSKEAGRMCYAIIQAESKQAGQSVFRRGLLNRLQQEYQAREQLRARSLQGWVCYVTFICNIFDYLRVNNMPMMALVNPVYDCLFRLAQPDSLSKEEEVDCLVLQLHRVGEQLEKMNGQRMDELFVLIRDGFLLPTGLSSLAQLLLLEIIEFRAAGWKTTPAAHKYYYSEVSD
- the LOC105469155 gene encoding MIF4G domain-containing protein isoform X3, which encodes MGEPSREEYKIQSFDAETQQLLKTALKAPSLECTAACFKTGGEYSVCQRSYSNCPRLMPSRCNTQDRNPGAVDLEKVANVIVDHSLQDCVFSKEAGRMCYAIIQAESKQAGQSVFRRGLLNRLQQEYQAREQLRARSLQGWVCYVTFICNIFDYLRVNNMPMMALVNPVYDCLFRLAQPDSLSKEEEVDCLVLQLHRVGEQLEKMNGQRMDELFVLIRDGFLLPTGLSSLAQLLLLEIIEFRAAGWKTTPAAHKYYYSEVSD